In Osmerus mordax isolate fOsmMor3 chromosome 23, fOsmMor3.pri, whole genome shotgun sequence, one DNA window encodes the following:
- the LOC136967974 gene encoding lecithin retinol acyltransferase-like produces MLDLLTFIWEKVFLLAHLKLFSHLAAGPERQEQKRETRQCDRDRNGAPRYQRGDLLEVPRTLFIHFGIYLGENRVAHLIPDILPVLTSDKSQTQVMVTNTRLLLGVLSKNASIRVDSVEDFAYGGCILINAMDSTLQKCPLENEEVAQRAENLVGAIPYSLMWNNCEHFVTHCRYDTAVSLQTDEKCGVAKRHDTDRLMMNINTIPDRHDQYSLQLLVFLRSELADGAQSAALK; encoded by the exons ATGTTAGACTTGCTCACGTTCATCTGGGAAAAGGTTTTCCTGCTCGCACATCTCAAGCTGTTTAGCCATCTCGCGGCGGGGCCGGAGAGGCAGGAGCAGAAGCGGGAGACGAGGCAGTGTGACCGGGACAGGAACGGGGCGCCTCGCTATCAGCGGGGCGACCTCTTGGAGGTCCCCCGGACCTTGTTTATTCACTTCGGTATCTACCTGGGAGAGAACCGTGTCGCGCACCTCATCCCGGACATACTCCCAGTGCTCACGAGCGACAAGAGTCAGACCCAGGTCATGGTGACCAACACAAGGCTCCTACTCGGTGTTCTGTCCAAGAACGCCAGTATCCGCGTGGACTCAGTGGAGGACTTTGCTTACGGCGGGTGCATCCTAATCAACGCGATGGATAGCACGCTCCAGAAATGTCCGCTGGAGAACGAGGAGGTCGCGCAGAGAGCGGAAAATCTCGTCGGTGCCATACCGTACAGCCTGATGTGGAACAACTGCGAGCACTTCGTCACGCACTGCCGGTACGACACGGCCGTCAGCTTGCAAACGGACGAG AAATGTGGAGTAGCCAAGCGCCACGACACGGATAGACTGATGATGAATATCAACACAATCCCAGACCGACACGATCAGTACTCATTACAGCTGTTAGTTTTCCTTCGTTCAGAGTTGGCAGACGGCGCACAATCGGCAGCGCTCAAATAG
- the lratb.2 gene encoding lecithin retinol acyltransferase b, tandem duplicate 2 yields MFPLYFLGLLFIAPRTDDKREDRESGKDRESGKERESGKERESGKERESRARSERGCTGFDRGDVLEVSRAVFTHYGVYLGGGRVAHLVPDILPVVSDDLYAIAQTVTNTRFLLGILAKVASVRMDKVEDFAYGSEIIVNRTDKLVSRPPLQGEEVARRAEKLLGLANFSLLWWNCEHYAMYCRYASSMSFQSAQFCLTARKYLLRRASAYMSAALGLFLMVYLDAVSLFSAFAIFFVSINVWMAV; encoded by the exons ATGTTCCCTCTCTACTTCCTCGGACTCCTCTTTATCGCGCCCCGGACGGACGacaagagagaggatagagagagcgggaaggatagagagagcgggaaggagagagagagcgggaaggagagagagagcgggaaggagagagagagcagggctaGGAGCGAGCGAGGGTGCACTGGGTTTGATCGTGGGGACGTGCTGGAGGTGTCCCGGGCTGTGTTCACCCACTACGGGGTGtacctgggggggggcagggtggcacATCTGGTACCAGACATCCTGCCTGTCGTGTCTGACGACCTGTACGCCATCGCTCAGACCGTCACCAACACCAGGTTCCTGCTGGGGATACTGGCTAAG GTGGCGAGTGTCAGGATGGACAAGGTGGAGGACTTTGCTTATGGATCAGAGATCATCGTCAACCGCACAGACAAG ctggttaGCCGGCCCCCcctacagggagaggaggtggctcGCAGAGCAGAGAAGCTCCTGGGTCTAGCAAACTTCAGCCTGCTGTGGTGGAACTGTGAACACTACGCCATGTACTGTCGCTATGCTAGCAGCATGAGCTTCCAGAGCGCTCAG TTCTGCTTAACGGCGCGAAAATACCTTTTGAGGCGGGCGAGCGCCTACATGAGTGCAGCCCTCGGGCTGTTCCTGATGGTCTACCTGGACGCGGTGTCCCTGTTCTCGGCCTTCGCCATCTTCTTCGTCTCCATCAACGTCTGGATGGCCGTTTAG
- the rbm46 gene encoding probable RNA-binding protein 46, whose protein sequence is MEKTGYSMVQENGQRKFGGPPPGWEGPPPPRGCEVFVGKIPRDMYEDELVPVFERAGRIYEFRLMMEFSGENRGYAFVMYTTREAAQRAIQMLDNHEIRPGKFVGVCVSLDNCRLFIGSIPKDKRKEDILEEMSKVTEGVVDVIVYPSATDKTKNRGFAFIEYESHKAAAMARRKLIPGTFQLWGSTIQVDWAEPERDVDEDTMQQVRVLYVRNLMLSTTEDALRREFSRLRPGAVERVKKLTDYAFVHFHSRDDALAALQRMNGALIDGAAVEVTLAKPVCREGGRGGRRGGGGDMGGGGGGGGGGGFMFLPREDGGMGGVGGGGIENMRSLPPRLGGERCVYPLVPGAPLSPASLQSLRPGQLASAVSLLELCCLQNSWSAPEYLLLSCPGPHHKTLLIYKVVISRSSFLPDKLCSCVEDAKELAAQNALWSLDCSILSGGSPSSLSPPAAGLLSYSCRAFPCPLSPPLPTSPLQRIYLPNQPSVFF, encoded by the exons ATGGAGAAAACCGGCTACAGCATGGTCCAGGAGAACGGCCAGAGGAAGTTTGGCGGACCcccaccag gctgggaggggcccccgcccccccggggCTGTGAGGTGTTTGTGGGGAAGATCCCCAGGGACATGTATGAGGATGAGCTGGTGCCGGTGTTCGAGAGAGCCGGCAGAATCTACGAGTTCAGGCTCATGATGGAGTTCAGCGGAGAGAACCGGGGCTACGCCTTCGTTATGTACACCACCAG aGAGGCAGCCCAGAGAGCCATCCAGATGCTGGATAACCATGAGATCCGCCCGGGGAAgtttgtgggggtgtgtgtgagtctggacaACTGCAGGCTCTTCATCGGCTCCATCCCCAAGGACAAGAGGAAGGAGGACATACTGGAGGAGATGAGCAag gtgacagAGGGCGTAGTAGACGTGATAGTGTATCCCAGCGCTACAGACAAGACTAAGAACAGAGGCTTTGCCTTCATAGAGTACGAGTCTCACAAGGCTGCTGCTATGGCCCGCAGGAAGCTcataccag gtacgtTCCAGCTGTGGGGCAGCACCATCCAGGTGGACTGGGCGGAGCCTGAGCGAGACGTGGACGAGGACACCATGCAGCAGGTGCGCGTCCTCTACGTCCGCAACCTGATGCTGTCCACCACGGAGGACGCCCTGCGTCGCGAGTTCTCCCGGCTCCGCCCCGGCGCCGTGGAGCGCGTCAAGAAGCTCACCGACTACGCCTTCGTCCACTTCCATTCCCGCGACGACGCCCTGGCCGCGCTGCAGCGCATGAACGGAGCGCTGATCGACGGAGCGGCTGTGGAGGTGACGCTGGCCAAGCCCGTCTGtcgtgagggggggaggggcgggaggagggggggaggaggagacatgggaggagggggaggtgggggaggaggaggagggtttatGTTCCTCCCccgagaagatggagggatggggggagtcgGAGGAGGGGGAATAGAGAACAtgcgctccctcccccctc gcttggggggggagaggtgtgtgtaccCCCTGGTCCCGGGCGCTCCTCTCTCCCCGGCCTCCCTGCAGAGCCTGCGGCCCGGGCAGCTGGCCTCGGCCGTCTCCCTCCTGGAGCTCTGCTGCCTCCAGAACTCGTGGAGCGCCCCAGAGTACCTCCTGCTGTCCTGCCCCGGGCCGCACCACAAGACCCTGCTCATctacaag gtggtgaTCTCCAGGAGCAGTTTCCTGCCTGATaagctgtgttcctgtgtggagGACGCCAAGGAGCTGGCAGCACAGAACGCTCTCTGGAGCTTGG acTGCTCCATCCTAAGCGGGGGTTCTCCCAGTAGCTtgtctcctcctgctgctgggcTGCTGTCATACAGCTGCAGGgccttcccctgccccctctcccccccgctgcccaccagccccctccagaGGATCTACCTCCCCAACCAGCCCTCCGTCTTCTTCTGA